From the genome of Alkalimarinus coralli:
ATGGTCTTTATTACCGCTGGCATGGGGGGTGGAACAGGTACAGGTGGAGCACCAATTGTTGCTGAGGTGGCGCGCGATCTGGGAATACTAACCGTTGCCGTTGTCACTAAGCCGTTTCCGTTCGAGGGCGGCAAACGAATGAAAATTGCAGATGCCGGCTTAAGTGAACTCGCAGAGCATGTAGACTCCCTAATCACTATTCCTAATGAAAAACTGCTTGCAGTGTTAGGTAAAAATACCAGCTTATTGGACGCTTTTAGCGCGGCTAATGATGTTTTGTTAGGGGCTGTTCAAGGTATCGCAGACCTGATTATCCGCCCTGGTATGATCAACGTCGATTTCGCCGATGTGAAAACCGTCATGTCCGAAATGGGAATGGCGATGATGGGAACAGGCTCCGCGACCGGTGAGAACCGTGCAAGAGAAGCCGCAGAGGCGGCTATACGAAGCCCTCTACTTGAAGATGTAAACCTGCAAGGTGCGCGAGGAATTCTGGTGAATATCACCGCAGGTGTTGATCTAAATCTGGGAGAGTTCTCAGAAGTAGGTAGCATCGTTGAAGAGTTTGCTTCTGATGCCGCGACAGTGGTTGTCGGTACGGTTATTGACCCTGATATGAGTGATGAGTTGAAAGTAACTGTTGTTGCTACTGGGCTGGGACAGGCAATGGATAAGCCAGTTAAGGTTGTAGACAATACAGCTAAACCGGTTGATGGCACGACTGACTATAACCAGTTGGAGCGTCCTGCGGTTATGAGAAAGCGCCCAATGACCAACGGAAGCGCTGCGGTTGATACAAAAGCTGCCGTAGGAGCAGAAACTGGAGTTGAGTATTTGGATATTCCTGCGTTTTTGAGAAGGCAGGCCGATTAACAATCGGTAATGTCCATTGAATTGGTTTCAGTGACTGGTTTCTGGTATCATTTGGCAAAAATTTGTGCGAATTAATTTGCGCAATGATACTGAATATCTTTGAGCGGTTTACATCCTTATGATTAGACAAAGGACTTTAAAAAACACAATCCGGGCAACGGGTGTTGGTCTTCACAGCGGTAAAAAGGTCTATTTGACCTTAAAGCCAGCGCCTATTGACACGGGTATTGTGTTTTGTCGGACAGATCTTGATCCTGTTGTCGAGATCTCTGCCCGCGCCGAAAATGTAGGTGAGACAACGCTGTCTACTACATTGGTGAAAGATGGCGTTAAGGTGGCGACAGTCGAGCATTTGCTTTCTGCCATGGCAGGCCTGGGCATTGATAATGCCTATGTGGAGGTGAGTGCGGAAGAAGTTCCTATTATGGATGGGAGTGCTGGACCTTTTGTATTTCTGATTCAGTCTGCAGGAATAGAAGAGCAACAGTCTGCGAAAAAGTTTATTCGCATCAAGAAAGAAGTCACTGTGACAGATGGCGATAAGACTGCCACGTTTGTGCCTTTTAATGGCTTCAAAGTCAGCTTTACTATTGAGTTTGATCATCCGGCCTTCAAGGGAAGAAGTCAGGAGACGTCCGTGGACTTTTCGAGCACATCATTTGTCAAAGAGGTTAGTCGAGCTAGAACGTTTGGTTTTATGAGGGACATTGAGCAGCTACGCGCTATGAACCTTGCCTTGGGAGGCAGTGTTGATAATGCGATTGTTGTTGACGAATTCAAGGTTCTTAACGAAGACGGTCTTCGATATGAAGATGAGTTTGTTAAGCATAAGGTCTTGGATGCGATTGGCGATCTGTACCTGCTAGGAAATAGCTTAATTGGAGAGTTTAAAGGCCATAAGTCAGGGCATGACCTCAATAACAAGTTATTGCGGGAACTCATTTCGCAAACAGACGCGTGGGAAGTTGAAACGTTTGATGATGCTTCTACTGCACCGATCTCGTATATGAGACCCTTATTGACCTAATTGTATAGCTTAAGTGTTGAGCGCGGCGGCATTCACTCATTGTGATGTCGAGTGCGGGTCGCTAGTTTCAGCAGCACATTTTTAAGATCTATATCCTCCGTTTGCCCAGCTTCTTCTTTGAGTAGCTGGGCATTTTCGTTACTAATGGGTTGCAATTTCCTGACGAGCTTCTTTTTATGGCGAGAAGGCCTGACTTTTATTGTAATTGACTGCAGCTCCTTTAATACTGGGTTGGCGCGAAGCTTTTGTATCAATTGTGCTTGAGTGAATTTTAGTCGAGTTGCCAGTGCGGCAGAGTGAACAACCAGCTTTAATACTCGATCTTTGTAGCCCGAGATTTTGAACTGCCCTTTTAAGCTTTCGGGGAGGGCTTGATCCAATTCTTTGTTGAGCTTGGATATAGCATCAGCCTTTCTGAAAAGCCTGTTCAGGTCGTGGGTTTTACGGGTTATCTGGGCTAATGATCGCTTTTCAGTGAGCTTTTCGTTCTTCATATTGATGCAAAAGTTTGAAAAAAATTAAAAGAAGCGTGAGAATAGCGCGCTCCAAGCCCTTATTGTGCAGTTTTAATACAGATTGTTACAAGAATAAACAGCATTAATTGTAAAATAGTTAAAAATGTTAATAGGGCAGGATAACTCATCCACATTGAGTTTGCAGTGTTTTGGGCTATAAAGATATATGTAGTGCGGGGGCGCTATTTGTATTTTAGCTGTTTAGCAAGACGCTCAAGCGATGAAGAGAGATTGACCAGTTAATGAATATAATTTTTGTAGGGCGTAGTCACGGTAAATCCAAAACCATTGTTCTTAACAATGCCAGAATAGCATTGGTCGCTATCGCCTTTGCGCTAGTCCTGGCCGGAGGGGTATTTGCAGGTTTTAAGTTAATTGCCCCTCAGAAGACAGGTAGCCTGCCACAAGAGTTGAGCGGGAAAACAATAGAGCACTGGCAGTCCATGCTTGTTGCTCAGCAACAGCAGATCGATGAGCTGAAGCGAGAGTCTGGCGAGCAAGTCGATGCGCTTACATTGCGAATGGGGGCTATTCAAGCAAGCTTGTTACGCCTCGACGCTCTGGGTCAGAGACTAACAGAAGTTGCCAAGATCGGAAAAGGGGAGTTCGACTTCGAGAGTGCCCCTGCATTAGGTGGCCCTGAGTCCTCAATTGACACCGAATCGTACAGCCTTCCCGACATACAGGAGTCCCTGGCTAGAATTGAGAACCAGATTGAAGATCGAGAGCAACAGCTCGATGTGCTGGATGAACTATTTGTTAGCCAGAAGATACAAAAAGACCTGTTTATAGCGGGTCGCCCTATTCGCAAGGGCTGGATGTCATCTCGATATGGCTATCGTTCAGACCCGTTTTCTGGCAAGCGTGCATGGCATGCGGGTGTTGATTTTGCGGGCAAGGATGGAAGTGATATTGTCGCCGTAGCTTCAGGTGTTGTGACCTGGTCGTCAGAGCGTTATGGTTATGGCAACTTGATTGAGATAAACCATGGTGGCGGCGTTACGACTCGCTATGGGCACTGTAAAGAGTTGCTGGTAAAAGTGGGCGAGGTTGTTAAAAAGGGGCAGGTTGTTGCCCATATGGGAAGCACAGGAAGATCCACCGGTCCGCATGTCCATTTTGAAGTTATTAAAAACAATAAGTCTCAGAACCCTGAAAAGTATATCTATCGAGCAAGCCGATAATAACTTTGATCTTTTCGGTTTTTCTCATCTCTTATTAAGGGCGTTAAGCCCTTTTGTCCTGGTTTTAAAAATTTTGTCGCGTGATTAAAATAGGGTTAGAATGTTCCGCTTATCAAATTTAGGTGGGAGTTCAGCCTGGCGCGCACGTATGATTTTAAGCAGTTGCGGTTACCAGTAATGTAGTTTCGGTTACCAGTAGTGTAGTTGCGGATGATCAAGTCTGCCTGAGCTGTTTCTATTTAACATAACTAATAAAATCAGCGGTATTGTAACGCCATTTCAATGGTTTAAATACATAGTAAAAACACGTAGGATGATGGTTTCGAAGGACAATGTTTTAAAAGCGCAGTTTAAACAGGAAAAAGCTCCGCGCTAATTACTGCATGTTACTATTATAAGAATATTAATGTTTTCAGAATGTTAGTAGTTTTTTCAGCAGTAATAACAACTCAGTAGTTACTGTAGATGCAGTCATTACTGAATAATAATCCAGTAGCCTCATATTAAATTTTCGTAGACATCAAACAGAAGAGCACTATGTTTTCATCTTTGGTAAAGAAGGTCTTTGGTAGCAAAAATAGCCGTGAATTAAAAAGAATGGGCAAAATCGTTCCACTGATTAATGCCATGGAAGAAGAGTTAGCCAAACTAGACGATGAGTCTCTTAAAGGGCAAACAGCAAAGCTTAAGGCGAGGATTGAAGGCGGAGAAACACTGGATCAGATACTGCCTGAAGCATTTGCCGTGGTTCGAGAGGCTGGCAAGCGTGCCATGGGGATGAGGCACTTTGATGTTCAGATGATTGGTGGCATAACGTTGCATGAGGGGCGCATTGCCGAAATGAGAACCGGTGAGGGTAAAACCCTCGTGGCGACACTGCCTGTTTATCTCAATGCGTTGTCAGGCAAAGGGGTTCACGTTGTAACGGTTAACGACTACCTTGCCAAGCGTGATGCCAATTGGATGAAACCTCTATATAACGCTTTGGGAATGGAGGTAGGTGTCATTTATGGCGGCCAGGATCCTGAAGAGAAACGTCAGGCCTACCAATGCGATATTACATACGGCACCAATAACGAGTTTGGCTTTGATTATCTTCGAGATAATATGGCGTTTAGCGCGGCTGAAAAAGCTCAGCGAGGGCTGCACTATGCCATTGTCGATGAGGTTGACTCTATCCTGATCGATGAAGCGAGAACACCTTTGGTTATATCTGGAGCGGCAGAAGATAGCTCCAAACTTTATACTCAAATGAACCAGATCGCACCCATGCTAAAAAGAGCAGAGGTGAACGAGGAAGGTGAAGCGACAGATGAAGGCCACTATATCGTTGATGAAAAAAGTCGCTCTGTCGATCTAACGGAAGAAGGCCATACCTATATAGAAAAACTATTGGTCAGTCAGGGGCTGCTTGAGGAAGGTGATAGTCTCTACTCAGCCAGTAACCTCGGCCTGCTGCATCATGTATCTGCGGCGCTAAGGGCTAACGTCTTATTTACTAAAGATGTTGATTATATTGTTCAGAATGGGCAGATAGTCATTGTCGATGAGCATACTGGCCGGACAATGCCTGGGCGACGATGGGGTGAGGGAATGCACCAGGCGATTGAAGCCAAAGAGGGCGTTGCTATTCAAGCAGAAAGTCAGACACTGGCTTCTACCACTTTCCAGAACTACTTCAGGTTGTATGAAAAACTGGCTGGCATGACAGGTACGGCAGATACCGAGGCATTCGAATTCCAGCAAATATACGGGTTAGATGTCGTTGTTATTCCAACGAACAAGCCGATACAGAGAATAGATCATAATGACTTGGTTTATTTAACCGAAGAAGAGAAGTTTCAGGCCATTATTGATGAAATAAAAGATGTTACCGCTGAAGAGCGCCCTGTCCTTGTTGGTACCGCATCAATTGAGACATCTGAGATCCTGTCTGCAACGCTGAAAAAAGCGGGCATTAAACATAATGTACTGAATGCCAAACAGCATGCTCAAGAAGCACAGATCATTGCTCAGGCTGGTCGAGCAGGCGCGGTAACCATTGCAACAAACATGGCTGGGCGAGGGACAGATATTGTATTGGGGGGCAACTGGGAAGCTGAAGTTGCGGCCATGAATAACCCGACCCAGGAGC
Proteins encoded in this window:
- the ftsZ gene encoding cell division protein FtsZ, which translates into the protein MFELVDNVPQNAVIRVVGVGGGGGNAVRHMLASDVDGVDFICANTDAQALKELDAKSIIQLGNNITKGLGAGANPEIGRQAAIEDRERIAETLKGADMVFITAGMGGGTGTGGAPIVAEVARDLGILTVAVVTKPFPFEGGKRMKIADAGLSELAEHVDSLITIPNEKLLAVLGKNTSLLDAFSAANDVLLGAVQGIADLIIRPGMINVDFADVKTVMSEMGMAMMGTGSATGENRAREAAEAAIRSPLLEDVNLQGARGILVNITAGVDLNLGEFSEVGSIVEEFASDAATVVVGTVIDPDMSDELKVTVVATGLGQAMDKPVKVVDNTAKPVDGTTDYNQLERPAVMRKRPMTNGSAAVDTKAAVGAETGVEYLDIPAFLRRQAD
- the lpxC gene encoding UDP-3-O-acyl-N-acetylglucosamine deacetylase gives rise to the protein MIRQRTLKNTIRATGVGLHSGKKVYLTLKPAPIDTGIVFCRTDLDPVVEISARAENVGETTLSTTLVKDGVKVATVEHLLSAMAGLGIDNAYVEVSAEEVPIMDGSAGPFVFLIQSAGIEEQQSAKKFIRIKKEVTVTDGDKTATFVPFNGFKVSFTIEFDHPAFKGRSQETSVDFSSTSFVKEVSRARTFGFMRDIEQLRAMNLALGGSVDNAIVVDEFKVLNEDGLRYEDEFVKHKVLDAIGDLYLLGNSLIGEFKGHKSGHDLNNKLLRELISQTDAWEVETFDDASTAPISYMRPLLT
- a CDS encoding DciA family protein, whose translation is MKNEKLTEKRSLAQITRKTHDLNRLFRKADAISKLNKELDQALPESLKGQFKISGYKDRVLKLVVHSAALATRLKFTQAQLIQKLRANPVLKELQSITIKVRPSRHKKKLVRKLQPISNENAQLLKEEAGQTEDIDLKNVLLKLATRTRHHNE
- a CDS encoding M23 family metallopeptidase, which produces MNIIFVGRSHGKSKTIVLNNARIALVAIAFALVLAGGVFAGFKLIAPQKTGSLPQELSGKTIEHWQSMLVAQQQQIDELKRESGEQVDALTLRMGAIQASLLRLDALGQRLTEVAKIGKGEFDFESAPALGGPESSIDTESYSLPDIQESLARIENQIEDREQQLDVLDELFVSQKIQKDLFIAGRPIRKGWMSSRYGYRSDPFSGKRAWHAGVDFAGKDGSDIVAVASGVVTWSSERYGYGNLIEINHGGGVTTRYGHCKELLVKVGEVVKKGQVVAHMGSTGRSTGPHVHFEVIKNNKSQNPEKYIYRASR
- the secA gene encoding preprotein translocase subunit SecA produces the protein MFSSLVKKVFGSKNSRELKRMGKIVPLINAMEEELAKLDDESLKGQTAKLKARIEGGETLDQILPEAFAVVREAGKRAMGMRHFDVQMIGGITLHEGRIAEMRTGEGKTLVATLPVYLNALSGKGVHVVTVNDYLAKRDANWMKPLYNALGMEVGVIYGGQDPEEKRQAYQCDITYGTNNEFGFDYLRDNMAFSAAEKAQRGLHYAIVDEVDSILIDEARTPLVISGAAEDSSKLYTQMNQIAPMLKRAEVNEEGEATDEGHYIVDEKSRSVDLTEEGHTYIEKLLVSQGLLEEGDSLYSASNLGLLHHVSAALRANVLFTKDVDYIVQNGQIVIVDEHTGRTMPGRRWGEGMHQAIEAKEGVAIQAESQTLASTTFQNYFRLYEKLAGMTGTADTEAFEFQQIYGLDVVVIPTNKPIQRIDHNDLVYLTEEEKFQAIIDEIKDVTAEERPVLVGTASIETSEILSATLKKAGIKHNVLNAKQHAQEAQIIAQAGRAGAVTIATNMAGRGTDIVLGGNWEAEVAAMNNPTQEQIDKIKQEWSIRHDAIIKAGGLHILGTERHESRRIDNQLRGRSGRQGDPGSTRFFLSLEDSLMRIFASDRVKNIMQALGMQKGEAIEHRMVSNAIEKAQRKVEGRNFDIRKSLLEYDDVANDQRRVVYEQRNEVMSNDDISEMINAIREDVIDDVVSGFIPPQSLEEQWDIAGLEKHLESEMAISLPVQKWLDEDDNLHEETLRNKIRDAVIAAYKDKEASAGADVMRNFEKQIFLQILDTLWKEHLASMDNLRRGIHLRGYAGKNPKQEYKRESFELFNNLLSALKHDVVRVLCHVQVQSKDEIEKIEQKRREALAHQMEAAKTQHEEGSAMPAEEKTGEEQPHAEPFVRDGRKVGRNEACPCGSGKKYKQCHGKIA